A window from Cydia strobilella chromosome 9, ilCydStro3.1, whole genome shotgun sequence encodes these proteins:
- the LOC134744425 gene encoding probable aconitate hydratase, mitochondrial: protein MAHCMRVLHGQGGRTRTVLLEIQQRCFSVSPLTAAAAQVAMSKLDKAPLPYSKLSQNLEIVKKRLGRDMTLSEKVLYSHLDDPKGQEIERGTSYLRLRPDRVAMQDATAQMAMLQFISSGLPRVAVPSTIHCDHLIEAQTGGVEDLARAKDINQEVYKFLATAGAKYGVGFWKPGSGIIHQIILENYAFPGLLMIGTDSHTPNGGGLGGLCIGVGGADAVDVMADIPWELKCPKVIGVKLTGKLSGWTSPKDIILKVAGILTVKGGTGAIVEYHGPGVDSISCTGMATICNMGAEIGATTSVFPYNSRMEAYLKSTGRHDIAAAASASKHLLTPDAKAPYDQLIEIDLNKLEPHVNGPFTPDLANPISKLGEAAKKAGWPMDIKVGLIGSCTNSSYEDMGRCASIVKEALKHGVKSKIPFNVTPGSEQVRATIERDGIAGTLRDFGGTVLANACGPCIGQWDRKDVKKGEKNTIVTSYNRNFTGRNDANPATHCFVTSPELVTALSLAGRLDFNPLTDTLTGSDGKPFKLSDPFGDELPAKGFDPGQDTYEHPPADGSRVNVDVSPSSDRLQLLSPFDKWDGKDLTDLTILIKVKGKCTTDHISAAGPWLKYRGHLDNISNNMFITATNAENGELNKVKNQVTGSWGAVPATARAYKAAGVRWVVVGDENYGEGSSREHAALEPRHLGGRAIIVKSFARIHETNLKKQGMLPMTFANPADYDKIQPTDKISLLGLKDLAPGKQVECEIKHKDGKSERIKLNHSLNEQQIAWFKAGSALNRMKEIAAGKK from the exons ATGGCTCACTGTATGAGAGTTTTGCATGGCCAG ggTGGTAGGACTAGAACAGTGCTCTTGGAGATCCAGCAGAGATGTTTCAGCGTATCGCCCCTCACGGCCGCGGCCGCCCAG GTCGCGATGTCGAAGCTAGACAAGGCACCCCTGCCTTACTCGAAATTGTCCCAAAATTTGGAGATTGTCAAAAAGAGGTTAGGTCGTGACATGACCTTGTCCGAGAAGGTGCTGTACTCCCATCTTGATGACCCCAAGGGCCAG gaAATCGAGCGCGGCACAAGCTACCTCCGCCTCCGCCCCGACCGTGTTGCGATGCAAGACGCGACCGCTCAGATGGCCATGCTTCAGTTCATCTCGTCTGGACTGCCGCGCGTCGCCGTCCCGTCCACCATCCACTGTGACCATCTTATTGAAGCCCAGACTGGTGGTGTGGAGGATTTGGCTAGGGCTAAG GACATCAACCAAGAGGTATACAAGTTCTTGGCGACCGCGGGTGCCAAGTACGGCGTCGGCTTCTGGAAGCCCGGCTCCGGCATCATCCATCAGATCATCCTGGAGAACTATGCCTTCCCCGGTCTACTGATGATCGGAACTGACTCGCACACGCCCAACGGTGGAGGTCTCGGTGGTCTCTGCATTG GTGTGGGTGGTGCCGATGCTGTGGACGTAATGGCTGACATTCCCTGGGAACTCAAGTGCCCCAAGGTCATCGGCGTCAAGCTGACCG GCAAGCTCTCAGGCTGGACCAGCCCCAAGGACATCATCCTGAAGGTGGCCGGCATCCTCACCGTCAAGGGAGGCACCGGCGCCATCGTGGAGTACCACGGCCCCGGCGTCGACTCCATCTCCTGCACCGGCATGGCGACCATCTGCAACATGGGCGCCGAGATCGGAGCCACCACCAGC GTGTTCCCGTACAACTCGCGTATGGAGGCGTACCTGAAATCCACTGGACGTCACGAcatcgccgccgccgccagtgCCTCTAAACATCTGCTCACACCCGACGCGAAGGCGCCTTATGACCAG ctgATTGAAATCGACCTGAACAAATTGGAGCCCCACGTGAACGGTCCCTTCACCCCCGATCTAGCCAACCCCATCTCCAAGCTCGGCGAGGCCGCCAAGAAGGCCGGCTGGCCCATGGACATCAAAGTCGGCCTCATCGGCTCCTGCACCAACTCCTCCTATGAGGATATGGGCCGCTGCGCCAGCATCGTCAAGGAG GCCCTGAAGCACGGCGTGAAGTCGAAGATCCCGTTCAACGTGACGCCCGGCTCGGAGCAGGTGCGCGCCACCATCGAGCGCGACGGCATCGCCGGCACCCTCCGCGACTTCGGAGGAACT GTCCTGGCTAACGCTTGCGGCCCCTGCATCGGCCAATGGGACCGCAAGGACGTGAAGAAGGGCGAAAAGAACACCATCGTCACCTCCTACAACCGCAACTTCACCGGCCGCAACGACGCCAACCCGGCCACGCACTGCTTCGTCACCAGCCCTGAGCTTGTCACTGCTCTGTCTCTTGCTG GACGCCTGGACTTCAACCCGCTGACTGACACCCTGACCGGCTCGGACGGCAAGCCCTTCAAGCTGTCCGACCCGTTCGGCGACGAGCTGCCCGCCAAGGGCTTCGACCCCGGCCAGGACACCTACGAGCACCCTCCCGCGGACGGCAGCA GGGTCAACGTCGACGTATCCCCTAGCTCCGACCGTCTTCAGCTCCTCTCGCCCTTCGACAAGTGGGACGGCAAGGACCTCACCGACCTAACCATCCTCATCAAGGTCAAGGGCAAGTGCACCACCGACCACATCTCCGCTGCCGGCCCCTGGCTGAAATACCGTGGACATCTTGACAACATCTCCAACAATATGTTCATCac CGCCACCAACGCCGAGAACGGCGAGCTGAACAAAGTGAAGAACCAGGTGACGGGCTCGTGGGGCGCGGTGCCCGCGACCGCCCGCGCCTACAAGGCGGCCGGCGTGCGCTGGGTGGTGGTGGGCGACGAGAACTACGGCGAGGGCTCCAGCCGCGAGCACGCCGCGCTGGAACCCCGCCATCTCGGCGGCAGGGCCATCATCGTCAAGAGCTTCGCTAG GATTCACGAGACCAACCTGAAGAAGCAGGGCATGCTCCCGATGACGTTCGCTAACCCCGCCGACTACGACAAGATCCAGCCCACGGACAAGATCTCGCTGCTCGGCCTTAAGGACCTCGCGCCCGGCAAG caagTGGAATGCGAAATCAAACACAAAGACGGCAAGAGCGAGCGCATCAAGCTGAACCACTCCTTGAACGAGCAACAGATCGCGTGGTTCAAGGCCGGCTCCGCCCTCAACAGGATGAAGGAAATCGCCGCTGGCAAGAAGTGA
- the LOC134744396 gene encoding uncharacterized protein LOC134744396, with the protein MVYTASCVVINCENTSRNSDCKFYRFPTTLWKQEQRNKWIIAVRRINPDGSLWHPKPDDRICSAQFISGRKADEQASPSYVPRIFPPEYKSRRIDENAAISRFQRYMERRNAKKIEAVSASASNTSEFELLENSVSVSLKIDSECQVDLYPDGQNPGKTFTCNRYIFYGKETCDAEVQTEIDISTKIMKDFKITKHRGCNTAKSISVDRATITDNKYFAGFQSIKTDEQLLDLAGVTLNNFYFLLKTTQKNHKYMVSEKDRLLLFLMKMKLGVTFSALSVLFGIHRTTVSRIFCSYVEEIAAATSNLVFWPNKNAVEQTMPECFRPEYSNTRVIIDCTEFPIEVPSSVDNRVLCYSHYKKGFTAKVLIGITPGGFISFKSKVSGGRKSDSQITVESGLVDYLENGDIVLADKGFPAIKKVIDESGKEIAIIMPPFLKNKSEFTREETDATYKIARVRIHVERIMQRLKIYQILHKIPENLFYHIDDILHVCCVLVNLQPPIFSNK; encoded by the exons atgGTCTACACAGCAAGCTGTGTTGTTATAAATTGTGAAAACACTAGCAGAAATAGTGACTGCAAATTTTATAGATTTCCTACAACATTGTGGAAACAAGAACAGCGCAATAAATGGATAATTGCCGTAAGAAGAATAAA TCCCGATGGATCTCTATGGCACCCAAAACCGGACGACAGAATTTGCAGTGCTCAATTTATCAGTGGTAGAAAAGCTGATGAACAAGCCAGTCCCAGTTATGTTCCAAGGATATTTCCCCCTGAGTACAAATCAAGGCGGATTGACGAAAATGCCGCAATATCGAGGTTTCAACGTTATATGGAACGAAGAAACGCGAAAAAAATAGAAGCAGTTAGTGCTAGTGCTAGTAATACAAGTGAGTTTGAATTGCTAGAAAATAGTGTTAGTGTGTCTTTAAAAATTGATAGTGAATGTCAAGTGGACCTATATCCAGATGGACAAAATCCAGGAAAGACGTTTACCTGTAACAGGTACATATTTTATGGAAAAGAAACATGTGATGCTGAAGTTCAAACAGAAATAGATATCAGTACAAAGATTATGaaggattttaaaataacaaaacaccgAGGCTGTAATACTGCTAAAAGTATTTCTGTGGATCGAGCCACCATAActgacaataaatattttgctgGATTTCAATCTATTAAAACCGATGAACAGCTTCTAGATCTTGCAGGTGTTACTCTTAACAACTtctactttttattaaaaactacacaaaaaaatcacaaatatatGGTGAGCGAAAAAGATAGACTTCTACTTTTCTTGATGAAAATGAAACTTGGTGTCACATTTTCAGCACTGAGTGTTTTGTTCGGTATTCATAGAACAACAGTGTCAAGAATATTCTGCTCATACGTTGAAGAAATAGCAGCTGCTACATCGAATTTGGTTTTTTGGCCAAACAAAAATGCTGTGGAGCAGACAATGCCAGAATGCTTCCGTCCGGAGTATAGTAACACTCGAGTAATTATTGATTGTACAGAGTTTCCTATAGAAGTACCATCAAGTGTCGATAATCGTGTGTTATGCTACTCACACTATAAGAAGGGTTTTACAGCTAAAGTGCTTATTGGTATTACTCCAGGAGGCTTCATTTCGTTCAAGTCAAAAGTAAGTGGTGGAAGAAAAAGTGACTCACAAATAACAGTAGAGTCAGGATTAGTCGACTACTTAGAAAATGGGGACATTGTATTGGCTGATAAGGGATTTCCGGCAATAAAAAAGGTAATTGATGAAAGTGGAAAAGAAATTGCTATTATTATGCCACCTTTTCTCAAGAATAAAAGTGAATTTACAAGAGAAGAGACAGATGCAACTTATAAAATAGCTCGAGTCAGAATTCATGTTGAAAGAATAATGCAGCGACTAAAAATTTATCAGattttacataaaattcctgaaaatttattttatcacatTGATGATATTTTACATGTTTGTTGTGTACTGGTAAACCTGCAACCACCTATATTTTCcaacaaataa